The Anomaloglossus baeobatrachus isolate aAnoBae1 chromosome 4, aAnoBae1.hap1, whole genome shotgun sequence genome contains the following window.
CAAACTGCCTACGTACGATGAAGTGACACAGGACCCTCCTACACCTCCACCTCCTTATTGCGAGATTTTAGATGAGATTCCGGCTGATCTcgttcctccagtcacttccacagGATTAAACGTTGCGTGGTCTCACCAAGATGACCCTTTCCCAGATGCATCAGAGGGACCTGCTGAAGAACATCAGCAACATGACAATGGTGACCAGCGAAGCTCAAGTGCCTTAGAGAGAAGACGTCATATCACAGGGGACTCCGGGATTGTGTTGTGTGATGAGAAAGTGGCCTGCCTGAACGAGAGAGAAGAGGATACCGACATATGTCCCAGAGTGGAATAACTCCTCCGTCTGTGCTTTATAGGCTGTAGCCGGCGTATGTGATAAGGGGCTGTATCACAAAGACATTTACATTCAAGGGCTGTTACAAAGGGGGAGCAGAGGCCTCGCCAACCCTGACAACCCTCTATTTCCTGGCACTATCCTTGCACTGATGGCATCTTCTTACAGAGCTTTTGCACTTTGTTTTGTATGTTTGTCAGCGGATTTCACAAAAAAATCCAAGTTTTTATTTccttgttattattattttttgtataCTGTTAGAAACGTTTTGTTATAGACATCAGGAAGCTTCGTAATCTCGTATTTACCAGAACTTGGTTTCACGTGACAGACAGAAAGGAATACTGAAAAATAAACCAGCTCAATTCAGCATTcaaatgttttgtttttgtttttttgttttttaatggggACATGGTTTTatagcttttatttttttatttattattattattattattattttatttttaaagcacCAAGCCAGTTTGTTGTTTGTCTTTTTTAATGGGGATTTGATTTTatagcttttatttttttattattaataataataatcattattattattattatttaatcttTTTAAAGCACCAAGCcagtttgtgtttttgttttgttttgttttgagcgctggagtggtgctttaaatctaagtcccctcctCCCAGTCTTATACTTGCCCTCTGGCGTTTTTatcctttcttcatcgttccttatgggagacccagacccagaccatgggtgtatagcttctgcctccggaggacacacaaagtactacactaaaaagtgtagctcctccctccgagcatatacaccccctggatgaccaaatctagccagttcaatgctttgtgttcaggaggatcacacatgcattctcatctgatttttgatttttgattttaaagagttggaagaaaagcgggtccaagctggacccccggcatgtcccttctcaccccactgtgtcggcggtgctgttaaggttgatttcaaggctggagcctttacatgccgcgctccttcaccatccctcgggctctggcttgaagtgggagccagcacggttctcactgctttgcaggagaccggtctccatccgcagccctctcaggaccctgccggacggagcactcatccctcagggacctggccctgcgtctctcaagctaagtattgagacgttattatcagggggtcccttgcattttttattgttggggagagtgtgttagttattttggtgacatttccggccggttctctgggtttcccctgagaaccgcgccgagggtgcctgctcgccggccgcactgtaaaatttagtccccggcttcagctgcggcctactttcggtttcactgcccctgcatgtcagtcatgcagagggatagtgcggcgccgcccaccggccgttcagcagaggggaggacactcctctctgaggagatgtttccctcccctgtatatccccttggccctccggttcccgctcttggagtaggccccgccccccctcctcactccggcgccattttatcagcgttttcacactgatcggcgctggctgctgcatctctgcaacctgtctgggggtccgagctgtgggatccggagggcacacaaatcggtctggtaagccacaacctctggttgtggactttattatacactctctgggggtcattctgaaggagtgtgttcttactgcagagcacccacctcagcagcatgtctcacactaggagtaaggctgcaaggctgtactcaatatgcactgcatgtaagctcgtactgcctgaaccgagcacatatccacattgtgatacctgctctaacatggtggtgcctcagcctggagtctccccagtggtccctcaggctgctccggccccggtggctgaacccccagcttgggtagaattgtttactaagtctatctcccagtcctttgctgactccatgggagagctgtcccggactctgctgagcatgcatcagcccccttctcagggtgcctctgctgcttcggctcgctctccagagctcacagaggattcttcatctgctcccagaccccgtcctcctaaaaggaaacgcagggacccctctccttcctcgtcccgcggctccaattcacgagccgattcgcaggatgaggaggatgtctttactgggggctcggacgctacctctatgtgccccattgatctgactgagggggatgcagatgttagtgatttgattgcgtccattaatactgtactggccctcaatccgccagtatcagaggagcaaccctctctggcagaaaagcaccagtttactttgcctaagagaccaaggagtgtgttctttaaccactcaaccactccagttttcaggccactgtgtccaagcccagagcctgtcctgacaaacgctttcctaagcgtggttctgatgaccgttttccttttccacc
Protein-coding sequences here:
- the LOC142301892 gene encoding WW domain-binding protein 1-like, translating into MRREELAVRGSVYGREFCFGEDRKPYRCEIGYCCGDTECCTYYYELWWFWLAWTLIILAGCCCAYRHRRVKLRHQQELRQREISLMAYQGVAPSASAATAIEPWPNCKLPTYDEVTQDPPTPPPPYCEILDEIPADLVPPVTSTGLNVAWSHQDDPFPDASEGPAEEHQQHDNGDQRSSSALERRRHITGDSGIVLCDEKVACLNEREEDTDICPRVE